The Apodemus sylvaticus chromosome 22, mApoSyl1.1, whole genome shotgun sequence genome includes a region encoding these proteins:
- the Srrt gene encoding serrate RNA effector molecule homolog isoform X1 yields MGDSDDEYDRRRRDKFRRERSDYDRSRERDERRRGDDWNDREWDRGRERRSRGEYRDYDRNRRERFSPPRHELSPPQKRMRRDWDEHSSDPYHSGYDMPYAGGGGGPTYGPPQPWGHPDVHIMQHHVLPIQARLGSIAEIDLGVPPPIMKSFKEFLLSLDDSVDETEAVKRYNDYKLDFRRQQMQDFFLAHKDEEWFRSKYHPDEVGKRRQEARGALQNRLKVFLSLMETGWFDNLLLDIDKADAIVKMLDAAVIKMEGGTENDLRILEQEEEEDQAGKTGEAGKKEEGRAGTGLGDGERKASEQEEKKEDGKQAENDSSNDDKTKKSEDDGDKEEKKEEAEKEAKKSKKRNRKHSGDDSFDEGSVSESESESESGQAEAEEEKEEEADEALKEKEKPKEEEREKPKDAAGLECKPRPLHKTCSLFMRNIAPNISRAEIISLCKRYPGFMRVALSEPQPERRFFRRGWVTFDRSVNIKEICWNLQNIRLRECELSPGVNRDLTRRVRNINGITQHKQIVRNDIKLAAKLVHTLDDRTQLWAPEPGTPPVPTSLPSQNPILKNITDYLIEEVSAEEEELLGSSGGPPPEEPPKEGNPAEINVERDEKLIKVLDKLLLYLRIVHSLDYYNTCEYPNEDEMPNRCGIIHVRGPMPPNRISHGEVLEWQKTFEEKLTPLLSVRESLSEEEAQKMGRKDPEQEVEKFVTSNTQELGKDKWLCPLSGKKFKGPEFVRKHIFNKHAEKIEEVKKEVAFFNNFLTDAKRPALPEIKPAQPPGPAQIIHVPVRVVLPPGLTPGLPYPHQTPQGLMPYGQPRPPILGYGAGAVRPAVPTGGPPYPHAPYGAGRGNYDAFRGQGGYPGKPRNRMVRGDPRAIVEYRDLDAPDDVDFF; encoded by the exons ATGGGTGACAGCGATGATGAATACGATCGAAGACGCAGGGACAAATTTCGAAGAGAGCGCAGCGACTATGACCGTTCCCGGGAAAGAGATGAAAGGCGGCGAGGGGACGATTGGAATGACCG aGAATGGGACCGTGGCCGCGAGCGCCGCAGCCGGGGCGAATATCGAGACTACGACCGGAACCGAAGGGAGCGCTTCTCTCCCCCTCGACACGAACTGAGTCCCCCACAGAAGCGCATGCGGAGAGACTG GGATGAGCACAGCTCTGACCCATACCACAGTGGCTATGACATGCCCTAtgctggggggggtgggggaccaACCTACGGCCCCCCTCAGCCCTGGGGCCACCCAGACGTCCACATCATGCAGCACCATGTCCTGCCCATCCAGGCCAG GCTGGGCAGCATTGCAGAGATTGACTTGGGTGTGCCACCGCCCATAATGAAGTCCTTCAAGGAATTCCTCTTGTCCCTGGATGACTCGGTGGATGAGACCGAGGCAGTGAAGCGCTACAATGACTACAAGCTGGACTTCCGGCGGCAGCAGATGCAGGATTTTTTCCTGGCTCATAAAGATGAGGAGTG GTTCCGCTCTAAGTACCACCCTGATGAGGTGGGGAAGCGTCGGCAGGAGGCCCGGGGGGCCCTGCAGAACCGACTGAAGGTGTTCCTGTCTCTCATGGAGACTGGCTGGTTTGATAACCTTCTCTTGGACATAGACAAGGCTGATGCCATTGTCAAGATGCTAGATGCAG CTGTTATTAAGATGGAAGGCGGCACGGAGAATGATCTCCGCATtttggagcaggaggaggaagaggaccagGCAGGCAAGACTGGGGAGGCCGGCAAGAAGGAGGAAGGCCGCGCCGGCACGGGCCTGGGCGACGGAGAGCGCAAGGCCAGCgagcaggaagagaagaaagaagatggcAAGCAG GCCGAGAACGACAGTTCTAAcgatgacaaaaccaaaaaatctgAGGATGATGGCgacaaggaagagaagaaagaagaggctgagaaggaagCCAAAAAG AGCAAGAAGCGGAACAGGAAGCACAGCGGTGACGACAGCTTCGACGAGGGCAGCGTGTCTGAGTCTGAGTCCGAGTCTGAGAGCGGCCAGGCGGAGgcggaggaggagaaggaggaggaggccg atgaagcacttaaagaaaaggagaagcccaaagaagaggagagggagaagccaAAGGACGCCGCAGGGCTGGAGTGCAAGCCCCGGCCCCTGCATAAGACGTGCTCTCTCTTCATGCGCAACATCGCGCCCAACATTTCCAGGGCAGAGATCATTTCT CTCTGTAAGCGATACCCAGGTTTTATGCGAGTGGCACTGTCAGAGCCCCAGCCGGAGAGGAG GTTTTTCCGCCGTGGCTGGGTGACGTTTGACCGCAGTGTTAACATTAAGGAGATATGCTGGAACCTGCAGAACATTCGC CTCCGGGAGTGTGAACTGAGTCCGGGTGTGAACAGGGACCTGACACGTCGTGTCCGCAACATAAATGGCATCACACAGCACAAGCAGATCGTGCGCAACGACATCAAGTTAGCGGCCAAGCTGGTCCACACGCTGGATGACAGGACCCAGCTCTGGGCCCCTGAGCCTGGGACGCCTCCTGTGCCCACA AGCCTGCCCTCGCAGAACCCCATCCTGAAGAACATCACCGACTACCTGATCGAGGAAGTGAGTGCcgaggaggaggagctgctgggCAGCAGTGGGGGGCCCCCTCCCGAGGAGCCTCCCAAGGAAGGCAACCCGGCGGAGATCAACGTGGAGAGGGATGAGAAGCTCATCAAG GTATTGGATAAACTTCTTCTTTATTTGCGTATTGTGCATTCTCTGGATTATTACAACACCTGTGAGTACCCTAATGAAGACGAGATGCCCAACCGCTGTGGCATAATCCACGTCCGGGGGCCCATGCCTCCCAACCGCATCAGTCACGGAGAAG TGCTGGAGTGGCAGAAGACATTTGAGGAGAAACTGACTCCGCTGCTGAGTGTGCGTGAGTCTCTTTCTGAGGAAGAGGCCCAGAAGATGGGCCGGAAAGACCCAGAGCAGGAAGTGGAGAAGTTTGTCACCTCCAACACGCAGGAACTGGGCAAGGATAAGTGGCTCTGTCCTCTCAGTGGCAAGAAATTCAAG GGTCCGGAGTTCGTGCGCAAACACATCTTCAACAAGCACGCTGAGAAGATCGAGGAGGTGAAGAAGGAGGTGGCGTTCTTCAACAACTTCCTCACCGACGCCAAGCGCCCAGCTTTGCCTGAGATCAAGCCAGCCCAGCCACCTGGCCCTGCCCAGA TAATTCATGTTCCTGTCCGTGTTGTACTCCCCCCAGGCCTGACCCCAGGACTTCCCTACCCACATCAGACGCCACAGGGCTTGATGCCCTATGGCCAGCCCCGGCCTCCCATCTTGGGCTATGGAG CTGGTGCTGTCCGCCCTGCAGTCCCAACAGGAGGGCCTCCATACCCCCATGCTCCGTATGGTGCCGGCCGAGGGAACTATGATGCTTTTCGAGGCCAAGGCGGTTATCCTGGGAAACCCCGGAACAG GATGGTTCGGGGGGACCCACGGGCCATAGTGGAGTACCGGGACCTGGATGCCCCAGATGATGTTGACTTCTTTTGA
- the Srrt gene encoding serrate RNA effector molecule homolog isoform X3 yields MGDSDDEYDRRRRDKFRRERSDYDRSRERDERRRGDDWNDREWDRGRERRSRGEYRDYDRNRRERFSPPRHELSPPQKRMRRDWDEHSSDPYHSGYDMPYAGGGGGPTYGPPQPWGHPDVHIMQHHVLPIQARLGSIAEIDLGVPPPIMKSFKEFLLSLDDSVDETEAVKRYNDYKLDFRRQQMQDFFLAHKDEEWFRSKYHPDEVGKRRQEARGALQNRLKVFLSLMETGWFDNLLLDIDKADAIVKMLDAAVIKMEGGTENDLRILEQEEEEDQAGKTGEAGKKEEGRAGTGLGDGERKASEQEEKKEDGKQAENDSSNDDKTKKSEDDGDKEEKKEEAEKEAKKSKKRNRKHSGDDSFDEGSVSESESESESGQAEAEEEKEEEADEALKEKEKPKEEEREKPKDAAGLECKPRPLHKTCSLFMRNIAPNISRAEIISLCKRYPGFMRVALSEPQPERRFFRRGWVTFDRSVNIKEICWNLQNIRLRECELSPGVNRDLTRRVRNINGITQHKQIVRNDIKLAAKLVHTLDDRTQLWAPEPGTPPVPTSLPSQNPILKNITDYLIEEVSAEEEELLGSSGGPPPEEPPKEGNPAEINVERDEKLIKVLDKLLLYLRIVHSLDYYNTCEYPNEDEMPNRCGIIHVRGPMPPNRISHGEVLEWQKTFEEKLTPLLSVRESLSEEEAQKMGRKDPEQEVEKFVTSNTQELGKDKWLCPLSGKKFKGPEFVRKHIFNKHAEKIEEVKKEVAFFNNFLTDAKRPALPEIKPAQPPGPAQILPPGLTPGLPYPHQTPQGLMPYGQPRPPILGYGAGAVRPAVPTGGPPYPHAPYGAGRGNYDAFRGQGGYPGKPRNRMVRGDPRAIVEYRDLDAPDDVDFF; encoded by the exons ATGGGTGACAGCGATGATGAATACGATCGAAGACGCAGGGACAAATTTCGAAGAGAGCGCAGCGACTATGACCGTTCCCGGGAAAGAGATGAAAGGCGGCGAGGGGACGATTGGAATGACCG aGAATGGGACCGTGGCCGCGAGCGCCGCAGCCGGGGCGAATATCGAGACTACGACCGGAACCGAAGGGAGCGCTTCTCTCCCCCTCGACACGAACTGAGTCCCCCACAGAAGCGCATGCGGAGAGACTG GGATGAGCACAGCTCTGACCCATACCACAGTGGCTATGACATGCCCTAtgctggggggggtgggggaccaACCTACGGCCCCCCTCAGCCCTGGGGCCACCCAGACGTCCACATCATGCAGCACCATGTCCTGCCCATCCAGGCCAG GCTGGGCAGCATTGCAGAGATTGACTTGGGTGTGCCACCGCCCATAATGAAGTCCTTCAAGGAATTCCTCTTGTCCCTGGATGACTCGGTGGATGAGACCGAGGCAGTGAAGCGCTACAATGACTACAAGCTGGACTTCCGGCGGCAGCAGATGCAGGATTTTTTCCTGGCTCATAAAGATGAGGAGTG GTTCCGCTCTAAGTACCACCCTGATGAGGTGGGGAAGCGTCGGCAGGAGGCCCGGGGGGCCCTGCAGAACCGACTGAAGGTGTTCCTGTCTCTCATGGAGACTGGCTGGTTTGATAACCTTCTCTTGGACATAGACAAGGCTGATGCCATTGTCAAGATGCTAGATGCAG CTGTTATTAAGATGGAAGGCGGCACGGAGAATGATCTCCGCATtttggagcaggaggaggaagaggaccagGCAGGCAAGACTGGGGAGGCCGGCAAGAAGGAGGAAGGCCGCGCCGGCACGGGCCTGGGCGACGGAGAGCGCAAGGCCAGCgagcaggaagagaagaaagaagatggcAAGCAG GCCGAGAACGACAGTTCTAAcgatgacaaaaccaaaaaatctgAGGATGATGGCgacaaggaagagaagaaagaagaggctgagaaggaagCCAAAAAG AGCAAGAAGCGGAACAGGAAGCACAGCGGTGACGACAGCTTCGACGAGGGCAGCGTGTCTGAGTCTGAGTCCGAGTCTGAGAGCGGCCAGGCGGAGgcggaggaggagaaggaggaggaggccg atgaagcacttaaagaaaaggagaagcccaaagaagaggagagggagaagccaAAGGACGCCGCAGGGCTGGAGTGCAAGCCCCGGCCCCTGCATAAGACGTGCTCTCTCTTCATGCGCAACATCGCGCCCAACATTTCCAGGGCAGAGATCATTTCT CTCTGTAAGCGATACCCAGGTTTTATGCGAGTGGCACTGTCAGAGCCCCAGCCGGAGAGGAG GTTTTTCCGCCGTGGCTGGGTGACGTTTGACCGCAGTGTTAACATTAAGGAGATATGCTGGAACCTGCAGAACATTCGC CTCCGGGAGTGTGAACTGAGTCCGGGTGTGAACAGGGACCTGACACGTCGTGTCCGCAACATAAATGGCATCACACAGCACAAGCAGATCGTGCGCAACGACATCAAGTTAGCGGCCAAGCTGGTCCACACGCTGGATGACAGGACCCAGCTCTGGGCCCCTGAGCCTGGGACGCCTCCTGTGCCCACA AGCCTGCCCTCGCAGAACCCCATCCTGAAGAACATCACCGACTACCTGATCGAGGAAGTGAGTGCcgaggaggaggagctgctgggCAGCAGTGGGGGGCCCCCTCCCGAGGAGCCTCCCAAGGAAGGCAACCCGGCGGAGATCAACGTGGAGAGGGATGAGAAGCTCATCAAG GTATTGGATAAACTTCTTCTTTATTTGCGTATTGTGCATTCTCTGGATTATTACAACACCTGTGAGTACCCTAATGAAGACGAGATGCCCAACCGCTGTGGCATAATCCACGTCCGGGGGCCCATGCCTCCCAACCGCATCAGTCACGGAGAAG TGCTGGAGTGGCAGAAGACATTTGAGGAGAAACTGACTCCGCTGCTGAGTGTGCGTGAGTCTCTTTCTGAGGAAGAGGCCCAGAAGATGGGCCGGAAAGACCCAGAGCAGGAAGTGGAGAAGTTTGTCACCTCCAACACGCAGGAACTGGGCAAGGATAAGTGGCTCTGTCCTCTCAGTGGCAAGAAATTCAAG GGTCCGGAGTTCGTGCGCAAACACATCTTCAACAAGCACGCTGAGAAGATCGAGGAGGTGAAGAAGGAGGTGGCGTTCTTCAACAACTTCCTCACCGACGCCAAGCGCCCAGCTTTGCCTGAGATCAAGCCAGCCCAGCCACCTGGCCCTGCCCAGA TACTCCCCCCAGGCCTGACCCCAGGACTTCCCTACCCACATCAGACGCCACAGGGCTTGATGCCCTATGGCCAGCCCCGGCCTCCCATCTTGGGCTATGGAG CTGGTGCTGTCCGCCCTGCAGTCCCAACAGGAGGGCCTCCATACCCCCATGCTCCGTATGGTGCCGGCCGAGGGAACTATGATGCTTTTCGAGGCCAAGGCGGTTATCCTGGGAAACCCCGGAACAG GATGGTTCGGGGGGACCCACGGGCCATAGTGGAGTACCGGGACCTGGATGCCCCAGATGATGTTGACTTCTTTTGA